Within the Butyrivibrio sp. AE3004 genome, the region CAAGGGAAATCCAGGTATTGGGATAAAATGCAGAAAAAGTGATAAAGATAGTATTTGTAAGACTAAACCTCCGCAAAAATCTAAGTTTTGCGGAGGTTTTTTATTGTTGTCATTAAACAATGAAGAATTTGCACATGATGACTTTGTTTCAGACGTAATCCATTTTCAATAATAGAAATCTTATCAATATGTAAAAAATTTTTTTCTAAAATCATGTCCCCAAATGCATCCTTCAAACGTTATATAGTTGTAATGATAATTTTCAAAGCAGAAAATGGCTTGGAGGACTGAAAAAATGCGAAAGGACATGCTTCTGAAACATGGTTTACATAAGCTTAATTATGTTATGATAAATCAAAAAAGCAGGGGATATTATACGATATGCTTTTCCTGGTTCTATCTGTTCTTGAAGACGATCAGCGGAGATTAGTCGAAAAAATCTATAGGGATAATCATCAGCTTTTCCTGAAAATAGCCAATAGAATAACCGGTTCTGAAAGAAGTGCTGAAGAAGCTTTAAGCGAGGCGCTATTAAAGATTTCGCTGAATATACAGAGAATATCAGAATTACAGAGAAATGAGCTGACAGCATTCTGTGTGACCATAGTAAAAAACTGTGCCTATGACCTGCTTAGAAAAGGAAGTCACTTGGTACCAGCGCCTGATGAAAGTATGCAGGATGTAAAATCTCATGAGCCTACACCGGAGGAAACAGTGATACAGGCTGAAGAAAAGGCTTCTATAAGGAAACTGCTTGAGACATTGTCCCTTGAAGAAAAGGAACTGCTGGAAATGCGCTATACATATGAAATGCAGTACTCTGAAATTGCCAGAAGATTATCTATTACGGAAGAAGCAGCAAAGAAACGAGGACAACGAGTAATCCAGAAACTGAGAAAGATATATGAGGATAAATCAGATGAATACAACGTTTGAAGAAATACTTTCATATACTGTACGTGAAGAGATGATATCCATACTTGCACCGGATATCGAAAAATGGACAGGTTCTGTGCATGAAAAAGTTCTAAGAAGAGCAGAAATAAAAAAGCTTGCGGACATTATCCTGAACCTTCCACAAAAGGGGCAGGAGATACTTCTTGGAAGGTATGCCTTTGATCTGACTCCCGAAAATGTTGAAATAATCTACGGAATCTCTGAGGCGGATCTACGTAGGGAATTTTTTGAAAGGCAGCTTGCATATGAGATGGGGCTTGGAGCAGGAGAACGTATTGCGGAAAGCTCTCTATACAAAGCATGCAGAATGGCAATGCACAGTTTAACAGAAGATAATTCAGAGCAAAAAAAACAGAAGAATATCATCTGGATATTTGCAAAGACAGCAGCTGCAATATTTATTGTTGGGCTTTTGTCATTTGGAACAGCTATGGGTGTCAACGCAGAATTCAGAGATGCAGTTTCAAAGTGGTTTATAGAAACTTTTTCTGAGTACAGTATTTTCAGGCTTGAAAATGACAAAACTACAAATACGATTCTTTATGAGTATACCTTAGGTTATATTCCTGACAGGTTTACCTATACAGGAGTTGAAAAGTACGATGAAATTATTACATTTACCTGCGAAGACGCTGAAGGGAATTACCTTTCAATAGACATAGAACAGCCAGGTGAAAATGATTATGTTGATACGGAAAATACCACTATGGAGCTTTTGGATTTTAATGGAGCAGAGGCAAGGTACTATTATAAGGGAAACTATTCTCTGTTGGTTACAACTATTGACGGATATGCTCTGTATATCACCGGACCTGTTACTAAAGAAGAAATTATGAAAATTGCATATGGAATTCAACGATAAACCTGGGAAAGGGATGCTTAAGCATGGAGAAATATTCATGCTGAAGTTTTTGTAAAAAAATTTTTCTTTTTGTGTCCCGAAATTGGTAGGCAGTTCGTTATTAATTTGTAACAGCATGATAATACCACAAAACTATGGAGGTAGTTTGGGGATGAAAAAAGTATTGGAAAAAATAAATATGACAATTATGCTTATCGGAATAATGCTTTTCTGTGGGGCGTGCGGCAGCGCCGAAGAAGAGCTGTCAAGAGAAGGAACAAAAATGGAAAACGTAGAGAGTGTCTCCTTGCCTGAAGCCGGATGGGTTACGGTGTTATGAGGTTTTTGAAAAAGAAAATGGGGATTAGATCATTGAACAAAAGAAAAGCAGCGTTATTAGGAATTCTTGTAATAGCACTGATAGCATGGATTATTTGGGGTAACACTACGGTAGGAACTACATATTACTCAGTTGAGAGCGATAGGATTCCGCCTTCATTTAACCATTTTAAAATAATTGTAATTTCGGATATGCATAATGCTCTGTTTGGTGAAGACAATGAGTCAATAATTAACTTGGTTGAAAAGGAGAAACCGGATTTGATAGCGATTACTGGAGATTTAGTTGACTCTAATAGAACTAATATAGAAATCGCTGGAAAACTTGTGGAAAATCTTATGAAAATTGCTCCCTGTTATTATGTGACAGGAAATCATGAGGCTTGGCTTGGAGAAGAATATAAAAAGTTGGAGAGTATTCTGATTGAAAAAGAGGTCACTATTCTCAATGATGAGGTTGTAATGCTTGCTAATGGCAGTGATCAAATTCAGATTGCAGGATTAAATGATCCTGATTTTGTAGATAGAGTTCCTTACGTTCAGAGAGGTATATTGCAAACTAAGTTATCAGATATGGACCTGACAAATGATTATATTGTTTTACTTTCACACAGACCGGAGACTTTTGATGCTTATGTAGCAAAGAATATTGATTTGGTTCTGAGTGGTCATGCCCATGGAGGACAGTTTCGAATTCCAATCATTGGAGGATTGATTGCTCCAAATCAAGGCTTTTTTCCCAAGTATGATGCTGGAATGTATTGTGAAAAAAGCACCACCATGATAGTTAGCAGGGGGATAGGAAACAGTATTATCACATTACGACTAAATAATAGACCTGAGATTGTTTGCGTAGAGTTGATAGGTAATTCATGATTGTTAATTTTTCAGAAACATTGACAAATCTCAAGAATGGCACTGGATAAGGTAATGATGGTATGAAATATGTCATTTTAAGCGCTGATGGTGATAGTGTAGTATATTCTGTCCCGGATATTGTTGCTGAAAACTTGGAAAAGTATTGTTTGGAGTTTACTAACTGGATGTATCATAGCCGATCCGCGAGGAAAAAGTATAAGGTTCAGGGTGGTTTTTGCTATAGCGAAGCAGATTTCATTTATTATTTGAATCAATATATTTTTCCTATGGAAAAATCTGAATTAGTAAAGATGCTTGGATGGACAGATTTGGGTGAAGATTTGCCGGATGAATACAAGGGAGTTCCATATTTCAATTTCTAATGTGCAAATATAATTCAGAACAGGGTATCCGTATTTTAGTGAAAACTATTAAAAGGATTTTGGATGGGAAAAGCAAAACAAAAAGCAGTTGAACGTTTTTGGAAAAAAATGAATTCAATAGAGATTGCAAGAACAGAAAGATTTATATGTAATGCTAAACTAAAGGATTCATATGAAGCTTACAACGTTTTAGACCATAATGAGTATCAAAGGTTTATAAAGCTGGTTCTTAAAAATACAGATATAGTTTGTTTTAAGGTAGATTCCTGGCTGGATGATCTGGACGAGCTAAGTCGGAGTAAATGGGGGAAACTGAGTGAGAATGTTATTGAGATGACGAATGAGGAGGGTGTTCCCAACTCTGCTGGCTGTTATTCCAGAATCTTCCTGAAAAATGATTATACATTATATGAATTTTTCATGGGGCTGAAAAATATCTTTGATTTTAAGGAAGATGAGTCTATGGGAATAAAACTCGAAGATCCACTTTTCATCAAAAATGGCGAAATAATCTGTCACACACTTACACATGAGGGGTATTGTGATGTGGCAGAGGATATATATGAACTCTTGCAAAAGGGATATTTGCACAATTGACAGGAATTTAGGATATTTATGATTTAAATGAAACACAATGGTAGGGCACTTATGCTTAGCTCCCTTTCCGTCAATACGGGGAGGGGCTTTTTTATAGCTTTATTTTTAAAAGAAGAAATCTTTTTTGTAACGAATTCTTGTTTATCTGCATTAACTATATAGAAACATCTTAAAAGACAATGAAGGAGACAGAAACTTGCAACCAATGGATGAAATATACCAAAAGTATGCCCGCATGGTTTACGGATACCTGAGGTCGGTTGCACAGAACGATGACCTTGCGGAGGAACTGACACAGGAAACCTTTTGCCAGGCAATTAAAAGCATCAATCGATTTAATGGTAGCTGCAAATTATCCACATGGCTTTGCGCGATCGCAAAGAATACATATCTTAGCTACCTACGCAAAAATCCACAGCATGATTATATCGATGATCTTAACATTCCTGTGGAATCGGCTGAGAGTACGGCACTGCAGTCAATAAAAAAGTCAGAATTGATGAAACACATACATAATCTACCAGAGCCATATCGTGAAGTAGCTTACCTTCGTGGGCTAGGCGGTCTGTCCTTTGCTGAGATTGGAGAAGTACTTGGGAAAACAGAGAACTGGGCAAGAGTAACATTTTAACGAAGTAAAGAAAAACTTAGAAAGGAAGTTTACGAGAATGAATAAGATTCCATGTGAGATGATTCAGGATCTTTTTCCATCATATATAGATGGACTTACCAGTGAGAGAACCAATGAACTCATAAAAGACCATCTTGAGAAATGCCCGGATTGTCAAAATATATTGGAAAGCATGAACGGAGATACAGAAAAAGAGTTTTTTCCTGGCAATAACGATACAAAAGCAATTCAGTTTTTGAAAAAAGAAAATAGACTCAGAAAAAGAATAATCATTGGTAGCACAGCGGCTATCATTCTCAGTATTCTTATTGTATTTATCAAGATTTTCATTGTGGGAACGGATTATGAAGAGGGCTATTATGCAATTGAAAAGCTGGATGTGGAAGATAGTGTTTTGCATATACAAGTCAGTACCGAAGATAGCATAAATGTAATCTCAAGAATAAGATTTAAAGAAGATGATGGCGTTGTAACTGCGGTGGTGAGGGAAGTTCCGGTTAGCTTTATCAACCGTCCAGGAAAAGAATTTACATATTCGTTAAAGAATCCCGAGAATTTTAGGCAGGTAAAGATTGGTGGAGTCGTTGTGTGGGAAGATGGAAGCTTGATTTCATACCGTACAGGTAAGCTCTATGAAACCAGACACAGCTACGTCGGTGATGCATCTGCGAATGGAAAAACACTTTGTGCGATGAGGGATGTATGCGGAATGCTTGGAGAGTTTGGAAAGATGCAAAGCCAGCTTGAAACTAGCAATGAACCCTATGGTTGGATACTTTGCCTTGATAAAGAAATTCCCCCTGAAAACGAAGATCTTTTAACTCAAAAAATGGAATACACTTCGTATCTGCTTCTTGGACTTATAGGCAACCTTGATCATGTCACTTTTAAATATAAGGTTGCAGGTAAAAATCGCACAATAACTTTTGACGCATCAATAGCCACTGAATTTCTGGGCCAGGATATCAAGAACTGTGGAAATAGTGCAAAAGTTTTAGATATGTTACTTAAAAAGACTGAAATGTAGGATAATAGTAAAAAACAGTCTGAATTGATTGGTTGTCTCCAAATGTTTAAAATGTCTGTCCTTTATTGATAGTAATGTAAAAGTATATTGTGGAGATGAAGTAAACGTTAATTATGATAAATGAAATACAAGTGCATTCTTGATTTGCATGATGATTGCACTTGTTTAGAGCAGCTTGGGTGTTTTTGCAATTAAGAAAGATAGGAACGTTGAGGAAGATACTGTATGAAGAAAGCCATACCAACCTTGTTAATCATAATAGGAATAATACTTTTTGCATTTAAGATGATTGGAATAGTGTATGACGTATTTTATTGGCCACAAACAGTACAGCCTATGCAAACAGTTTTGGCGGAGAGTAGTCCTGATGGACCAACAGCATACTTTATTGCAAGCAAAATAAGCTATTCATATATATTCTTGGAACTTTTACCAGGTATTGCTTTGATACTTATTGGTATTTTTATGTTTTTGAGTGTTAGAAAAAGACTTCTTAGGGCACTTGTTTGTACCATTTATGGAGTTATTATCATCGTGGCAGGATATGGCATATTCCATGGACCGTCGATTTTCCCACTTTATGCAGATTTTTATCCATTAATCCTTGCTATCATGGCTGCTATGGTCATATTTATGATGATTTCTTCGAGAGGGAAGCCCTCAATGAGGATTCTATCCAGGCCAGATCTTGCAAGATTTGCAGCTTCCCTAATAAGTGGAGTATATAGCTCTCTTATGTTTGGCTGGTGCATCTTAAAGATCATGCATGGTGTGATGCCTTTTGGTATGGAGCCTGTGCAGGTTGGGCCATTTATATCCAATCAGTTTGTTGTGGTATATCTGCTAAATCTGCTGATTTTTGCTGTAGAGCTTTTCAGGAGCATAAAGGATGGGGTGGGCTTTTCAGTCACTGCATATGTTTCGCTCATAGTACTTAACCTGGAGATGATCTATGAAGCGCTGCTTCACGAACCGATAATGGGCGTAGTAGAAGCATTCATGGGGTTTTTTCTCAGATATACAGCGACAATATATTGTGTGCTTCTGATAGTGATGGCAATTCGATTTTTTCTAAATAGAAAAAAGGGAAAAGATTGAATAGTAAATAAGGAAAGACCGGCATCTCATGTGTATGAGGCTTGCCGGTTTTTGTATTTACAATATGTTATTTAGGTGGAATATTCCAATATCCATTTCTGCTAGTTCCAATATATTTAACCATACCAGAATCCGTCATTTTCTTTATGTGATATCTTGTTCCATCAACTGTTAATCCAAGATTTGCTGCTATTTCCTTCTTGGTAATTTGAGGATTCATACGCATCATATTGAGGATTGAATCATGAATATTATTTGGGGGTAGTTTGGGGGTAGTACTACCCCCATCTTCACCCTCATCATAAAACTTCTCATGAATAAAGAGTCTTGTTACAAAGTAATCATGGGCTTCATCAGTCTCGAACTCAGGTAATGGAGATCCATTTGCGCTAAGTGCTTTTAATATCTTCTTGAATCCGGTATTTCTACCCTCAGTTAGATGAAGATCCTTAAGAAATTCACCAATACGGCGATTACGATATCGTCTACTGTATACTTTGTATTCCTTTAAACCTTGAAGTGTTACCGATCTATCCGGTCCTGGATGAGATATGATTTCAATCTTGTCATGGGTAACACGAACTTCAATTGGTTCACGTTCATCATAAGCTTTATGATATACGGCATTTGCAAGAGCCTCTTCGATGGCTGCATACGGATAATTGAAGAAACGATCAGCTTCTGCACGATCTGGATACTTAATAACTTTTTCTGTAATTATCATATTTTGAATATATCGAAGAGCTGCACGTAATTGCTCATGCAATGGCCCTTTAAAGGTCTGCTCAATGATTTTGTCTCCGCCTTCGCCTTCAGGAAACTGCACAACATCGATCTGAGCATATGGAAAGAACTTGTCAGGCTCAGAATTGAAAAACATCAAAGCAACATTTCTGGGCTTTACATATTCCGGTAATTCGCTGATGAGATGCATATTTTTGCATAATTCGGTAAAATCCATGCTGTCTGCCAGACTATATAGATCACTGTCTATCTCACGAAGATAGGATTTAATCAGTGTGAAATTAAGATCTGACAACTCTGCTCTATGATTAACCTGATCATCGTAAGGGGTTCTGTTAGATAAGGTATATAATTCTTTCTGCTCGTCGGGTGAAGGTTCCGCTGTAATTGAACCTTTTCGTATATAGCTTATTTTTTCGTGGTTGTTTTTGTCCATAGTCTTCGGGGAAGAATATGGTCTGCCATATCCTCCCGGACACCAGATAATGATGAATGTTTTATCTTCATATTCTTCTTTTGCGATTATTGGCATATAGTCAGGGCTAATAAGCTTACATTTTTTGAATATACTCTTCTGCCACTCATCAACTTTATCCAAAGGAACTCCAACTAATGGTCTTACAGGAATACCATTCTCTTCAGCGACTCCTAAAACAATATATCCGCCTCCCCAATTGTCCAAATCGTTGGCAAAAGCGCAGATTGTCTTAAGGGAAGCGGCAGGATCCCATGTTGTTTTAAATTCTATTCGAGCCCATTCAACCTCTCGACCTGAGAGAAGGCTATGTATACTTACAGGTAAAGCCAAATCTATTACCTCCATTGGTATGTAATTTCAGTATGTGCAAAAAAAGCACAAACTGATGTCTAATCAAGAAAAGTTATTTATCACCATTCTCCATCGCTTCCCATTCTGCCTTCATAAGCTCCAGCATGCGCTTTCTCTGCTCTTCTTCCGGTATATCAGAATGATCAATTTTGGTAATAGGAACACTTCTCATATTATCAATAAAATATAGCTTCTCACGCTCATAGCTTTCTTGTGAACGTTCAAAGTGACGCAGCTCATTTGTAAGCTTATATGCTTTTTCAATAGCTGAGCATAAATCCTGATTAAGTGTAGCCTCTGGATTATGGAAAACTTCGTTGTGATAAATCTTCAATTCTATCCAGTTGCGATCTTCATCCTCAGTAGCATCTTTTGATTCCAGGTCTACACGGTCATGTATAGAAGTCTTTATGGAAAACTCATTGGTTTCATATAACTCCAGGAAGCATGATAGAACATCGCCTAGACTTCCAAGGTGGAATGTTTCGTCTCGACCGCATAACCAGTCTATTGATACTCCACACTTATCAGCAATATTGATGATAGCGTCTACAGTCGGTTTTATTTTGCCACTTTCGTAGGATGACAATGTGGGCTGGGGAATACCTAGTTCCGCAGCAAAATCCTTCTGAGATTTATTCCCCTGCATAGATCGTAACATCTTAAGACGTTCGCCAAATAAGTTTTCTTTATCACCCATGGTCATGCTCCTTTCTTGTATGTACTATATTCTATCACATTCAGTGAAAGAAATGTATTATCTGTAATAAATATAGCATATACTAATATTGACATATAAAAATAATATTGATAATATAAAAATAGCTTAAGATAATATAAATCATAATAAGCTATAAAAGAATAACAAAGGGTGGTTAAAAAGAACCAAGCGTTTCCCGGAAAACCCGGATGTCGCCGAAATCCCCGGCATTTCCTGATTCAGATGTTGCCGATACAAAATAAAAAACAGAGGAATTATGCTCTGAGAAAGGAGGAAAATGAGAAACAGAGCCAGACAACGAGCAAATCGAAAATTAAAAGAAGAGCTTTTAGATTTCAGGGATGTATGCGGAGTTAAGGATCCAACACCTTACGAAGCAGTAAAGAAAATAGTAAACGAGATGAAGAAAAACAAAGAAAGGAGCAGACATGGAATACACGAATTTGTTAGCAGAGTATGACGATGTATTAAGCATCAATGATGTCAAAAACATTCTTAAGATAGGCCGTAACAAGGTGTACGACTATCTGAGGGACGGAACTATTAAATCCATGATGATAGCGGGAAAATACAGAATTCCAAAGCTTTACCTCTTGGAATTTATGTACCCCGATAGGAAATTTGTTAAGGAGGCAAGTTAAAAAGTATGGCAAGACCGAAGAAAAACGGAAAAAGAGCAACCGGCATTCAGGGGAAAAATGGTTATCTTTATATAATTACTCATCAGTATTTTGTGAAGGATGGAGTCAAGAAAAGTGAGAAAAAGTGGATTTCTACAGGTTTGAAGGATACGCCGGATAACATTAAGAAGGCCTCGGAAATGAGACAAAATCTTCTTAGTAAAAGGGCCACGATTGCTGTTGACAGAAATGTATCGCTAAAAGAATATTCAGATTGTTTTCTAGAGAAAAAGAAGAGAGAGGTTTCAGATACAACCCTTTCTTCTTATTTTTATAGAGTTAACAGGATAACGAAGTATTTTGGTGATACTAAAATCAAAGATGTAAATGTGCTTATGGTCGAGAACTTCCTGGACAATATGTTTGAAACAGATCATGCACAACCACGAACAGTTAAGGATACAAAAGTGTTATTTGGGAGTATTATGGATCAGGCTGTAAAGGATGGAATTATCCCGTGCAATCCAGTCAAAGAGGTAGAGATCAACAAGAATCTCGCAGTCAAATACACCAAGGAACAAAGTACTGACGACAAATTCTTTTCTTACGAGGAAGCGCAGCTCTTTCTGAACAACATAAAGGATCATGAATTATATGAACTATTCTATGTGGCCTTATTCTTTGGAATGAGAAGAGAAGAAATGCTTGGGCTAAGGTGGTCTGCTATAGACTTCAAGGCTAAAACCATGAACATTAATCACACAGTAACCCGAGGAACGAAAGTGAATCGTGTTAATGCTACCAAGACAGCTTCAAGTGCCAGAGAATATCCTCTGACAGATGAGCAGGTGGAAATGTTCAAAAGGCTTAAGGAGAAGGAAAATAAAAACAGAATACTATGCGGTAACGGATACCACGAAAGCGACTACATCTTCAAACATGTTGATGGGTCGCTTTTTTATCCGGATTATCCTACAAAACTGTTTGGCAAACTTATTAAGAAGATGCCGGAGCTACCACAGAATATTACCTTTCATGGTCTTAGGAGTTCCTGTGTTTCCATCCTTGTTCACCAGGGTATGGATGTTAAGAGTATTCAGAAATGGGTTGGCCATAAAGACATTGATACAACATTAAGGATTTACGCAAAGGTTAAAGACAAAGAAGCTAAGCGAGAGATCTCGCAGGCTATGACTGGAATTATTCCTCTTAAGGATTATTCCAACCAGTAACATG harbors:
- a CDS encoding tyrosine-type recombinase/integrase, whose amino-acid sequence is MARPKKNGKRATGIQGKNGYLYIITHQYFVKDGVKKSEKKWISTGLKDTPDNIKKASEMRQNLLSKRATIAVDRNVSLKEYSDCFLEKKKREVSDTTLSSYFYRVNRITKYFGDTKIKDVNVLMVENFLDNMFETDHAQPRTVKDTKVLFGSIMDQAVKDGIIPCNPVKEVEINKNLAVKYTKEQSTDDKFFSYEEAQLFLNNIKDHELYELFYVALFFGMRREEMLGLRWSAIDFKAKTMNINHTVTRGTKVNRVNATKTASSAREYPLTDEQVEMFKRLKEKENKNRILCGNGYHESDYIFKHVDGSLFYPDYPTKLFGKLIKKMPELPQNITFHGLRSSCVSILVHQGMDVKSIQKWVGHKDIDTTLRIYAKVKDKEAKREISQAMTGIIPLKDYSNQ
- a CDS encoding DUF4825 domain-containing protein, with translation MNKIPCEMIQDLFPSYIDGLTSERTNELIKDHLEKCPDCQNILESMNGDTEKEFFPGNNDTKAIQFLKKENRLRKRIIIGSTAAIILSILIVFIKIFIVGTDYEEGYYAIEKLDVEDSVLHIQVSTEDSINVISRIRFKEDDGVVTAVVREVPVSFINRPGKEFTYSLKNPENFRQVKIGGVVVWEDGSLISYRTGKLYETRHSYVGDASANGKTLCAMRDVCGMLGEFGKMQSQLETSNEPYGWILCLDKEIPPENEDLLTQKMEYTSYLLLGLIGNLDHVTFKYKVAGKNRTITFDASIATEFLGQDIKNCGNSAKVLDMLLKKTEM
- a CDS encoding metallophosphoesterase, encoding MKKKMGIRSLNKRKAALLGILVIALIAWIIWGNTTVGTTYYSVESDRIPPSFNHFKIIVISDMHNALFGEDNESIINLVEKEKPDLIAITGDLVDSNRTNIEIAGKLVENLMKIAPCYYVTGNHEAWLGEEYKKLESILIEKEVTILNDEVVMLANGSDQIQIAGLNDPDFVDRVPYVQRGILQTKLSDMDLTNDYIVLLSHRPETFDAYVAKNIDLVLSGHAHGGQFRIPIIGGLIAPNQGFFPKYDAGMYCEKSTTMIVSRGIGNSIITLRLNNRPEIVCVELIGNS
- a CDS encoding DUF4367 domain-containing protein, with translation MNTTFEEILSYTVREEMISILAPDIEKWTGSVHEKVLRRAEIKKLADIILNLPQKGQEILLGRYAFDLTPENVEIIYGISEADLRREFFERQLAYEMGLGAGERIAESSLYKACRMAMHSLTEDNSEQKKQKNIIWIFAKTAAAIFIVGLLSFGTAMGVNAEFRDAVSKWFIETFSEYSIFRLENDKTTNTILYEYTLGYIPDRFTYTGVEKYDEIITFTCEDAEGNYLSIDIEQPGENDYVDTENTTMELLDFNGAEARYYYKGNYSLLVTTIDGYALYITGPVTKEEIMKIAYGIQR
- a CDS encoding helix-turn-helix domain-containing protein, which encodes MGDKENLFGERLKMLRSMQGNKSQKDFAAELGIPQPTLSSYESGKIKPTVDAIINIADKCGVSIDWLCGRDETFHLGSLGDVLSCFLELYETNEFSIKTSIHDRVDLESKDATEDEDRNWIELKIYHNEVFHNPEATLNQDLCSAIEKAYKLTNELRHFERSQESYEREKLYFIDNMRSVPITKIDHSDIPEEEQRKRMLELMKAEWEAMENGDK
- a CDS encoding RNA polymerase sigma factor, coding for MLFLVLSVLEDDQRRLVEKIYRDNHQLFLKIANRITGSERSAEEALSEALLKISLNIQRISELQRNELTAFCVTIVKNCAYDLLRKGSHLVPAPDESMQDVKSHEPTPEETVIQAEEKASIRKLLETLSLEEKELLEMRYTYEMQYSEIARRLSITEEAAKKRGQRVIQKLRKIYEDKSDEYNV
- a CDS encoding RNA polymerase sigma factor, which encodes MDEIYQKYARMVYGYLRSVAQNDDLAEELTQETFCQAIKSINRFNGSCKLSTWLCAIAKNTYLSYLRKNPQHDYIDDLNIPVESAESTALQSIKKSELMKHIHNLPEPYREVAYLRGLGGLSFAEIGEVLGKTENWARVTF
- a CDS encoding RNA-binding domain-containing protein; protein product: MALPVSIHSLLSGREVEWARIEFKTTWDPAASLKTICAFANDLDNWGGGYIVLGVAEENGIPVRPLVGVPLDKVDEWQKSIFKKCKLISPDYMPIIAKEEYEDKTFIIIWCPGGYGRPYSSPKTMDKNNHEKISYIRKGSITAEPSPDEQKELYTLSNRTPYDDQVNHRAELSDLNFTLIKSYLREIDSDLYSLADSMDFTELCKNMHLISELPEYVKPRNVALMFFNSEPDKFFPYAQIDVVQFPEGEGGDKIIEQTFKGPLHEQLRAALRYIQNMIITEKVIKYPDRAEADRFFNYPYAAIEEALANAVYHKAYDEREPIEVRVTHDKIEIISHPGPDRSVTLQGLKEYKVYSRRYRNRRIGEFLKDLHLTEGRNTGFKKILKALSANGSPLPEFETDEAHDYFVTRLFIHEKFYDEGEDGGSTTPKLPPNNIHDSILNMMRMNPQITKKEIAANLGLTVDGTRYHIKKMTDSGMVKYIGTSRNGYWNIPPK
- a CDS encoding helix-turn-helix domain-containing protein encodes the protein MEYTNLLAEYDDVLSINDVKNILKIGRNKVYDYLRDGTIKSMMIAGKYRIPKLYLLEFMYPDRKFVKEAS